Proteins from a single region of Crassaminicella profunda:
- a CDS encoding NUDIX hydrolase, which translates to MNMMDLIKAYKPFNEQEKKDKEMILKCIDTFKDILTRENEIAHITSSAFVINKNKDKVLMVHHNIYNTWSFTGGHADGEDDLLAVAIKEVKEETGVKHIRPITLDIFSLEVLPVLGHTKKGKYVSAHLHLSICFLMEANENDELIVKKDENSDVKWIPINQVIESTNEPHMKKVYRKLIDKIKK; encoded by the coding sequence GTGAACATGATGGATTTAATAAAAGCATATAAACCTTTTAATGAACAAGAAAAAAAAGACAAAGAAATGATTTTAAAGTGCATAGATACCTTTAAAGATATTCTAACTAGAGAAAATGAGATTGCACATATAACAAGCTCAGCATTTGTAATCAATAAGAACAAAGATAAAGTATTAATGGTCCATCATAATATATACAATACATGGTCCTTTACAGGAGGACATGCAGATGGAGAAGATGATTTATTAGCTGTTGCAATAAAAGAAGTAAAGGAAGAAACAGGAGTAAAGCATATTCGTCCAATTACTTTAGATATTTTTTCATTAGAGGTATTGCCAGTACTTGGACATACGAAAAAAGGGAAATATGTATCAGCACATTTACATTTATCTATTTGTTTTTTAATGGAAGCTAATGAAAATGATGAGCTTATTGTTAAAAAAGATGAAAACAGTGATGTGAAATGGATTCCAATAAATCAAGTAATTGAATCTACTAATGAGCCGCATATGAAGAAGGTGTACAGGAAATTAATAGATAAAATTAAAAAGTAA
- a CDS encoding chemotaxis protein has protein sequence MNEKKGILLESGTGELEVLEFIVSDRHYAINVVKTKEIFQVKNITQIPNTSPSVAGMTLIRGKTVTLIDLKHVLEKEIQSNIEKSMALLCEFNKTEVAFLVDKVVGIHRIGWNQIEKPDEIVADSQVIGNIVMDKNILMLLDFEKIFMDISSPNRTSYGGYDKGIEKIHYNKKRSDVKLVLADDSTTIRNLLKDVLTEAGYTNLTFFDDGQQTYDYLNNLAKERRERFLEAVDVLITDIEMPQMDGHTLTRKIKEDPILGSLPVIIFSSLITNDLHHKGTSVGADAQMSKPDIDNLVELIDNYTLHKA, from the coding sequence ATGAATGAAAAAAAAGGAATACTACTAGAAAGTGGAACAGGGGAATTAGAAGTACTTGAGTTTATTGTGTCAGATAGACACTATGCTATTAATGTTGTAAAAACAAAAGAGATCTTTCAAGTAAAAAATATTACCCAAATACCGAATACTTCCCCTTCTGTAGCTGGAATGACATTGATTCGAGGAAAAACAGTTACTTTAATAGATTTAAAACATGTTCTAGAAAAAGAAATACAATCAAATATTGAAAAAAGTATGGCATTATTGTGTGAATTTAATAAAACAGAGGTAGCTTTTTTAGTAGATAAAGTTGTAGGGATTCATCGTATAGGATGGAATCAAATTGAAAAGCCCGATGAAATCGTTGCAGATTCTCAAGTAATAGGAAATATTGTAATGGATAAGAATATATTAATGCTTTTAGATTTTGAAAAAATATTTATGGATATCAGTTCACCTAATAGAACGTCTTATGGTGGATATGATAAAGGTATTGAAAAGATTCATTATAATAAAAAAAGATCTGATGTTAAATTAGTTTTAGCAGATGATTCTACAACTATTCGAAATTTATTAAAGGATGTATTAACAGAAGCTGGATATACCAATCTTACATTCTTTGATGATGGACAGCAGACCTATGATTATTTAAATAATTTAGCTAAGGAAAGAAGAGAGAGATTTTTAGAAGCGGTTGATGTTCTGATCACAGATATTGAAATGCCTCAAATGGATGGACATACCTTGACACGTAAAATAAAAGAGGATCCTATTTTAGGTAGTCTTCCTGTAATTATATTCTCATCACTGATTACAAATGATCTACATCATAAAGGAACGTCAGTAGGAGCAGATGCTCAAATGAGTAAGCCTGATATAGATAATTTAGTAGAACTTATAGATAATTATACCTTGCATAAAGCATAA
- a CDS encoding histidine kinase N-terminal 7TM domain-containing diguanylate cyclase has translation MNWDALLYTIPLWITLTLSMGIAIYIYKRRLVPGATSLFLMSLIMGLWSFGYIFELLSPRLNGKIFWDNVQMLGGAMGASCFAFALQFTKQKIDLKKKIWFLLFTEPVLIWILAVLNVTKLFRENVQMYTGKPFASLIYDMGIASWIDFIYGYGMYFLFLVLLIRFFIRSHDLYRRQATVIMIGLTITACGFILFFLGLTPKFMRDPSPFTFTILNLTLVWTIYRYGFLSIVPIARETIFEKMNDGLVVLDHNKLIVDMNLSAQIIINKVSNKVIGQSIEKVFPVLQEFLKNMDDSIQKHSEIILKRDIQEYIYEVELLPLMNKKHIHNGWLIVMHDVSKRKQLEKALQASEEKYRNVSEFANDGIVIVQNGKVQYVNKKLLEMIEYGYEEVVNYSFESFIIPKFRDKINEKYRKKIAGEDVKAQYETILLCKSGKLLDVEVNSALMNYNGSIAILGYIRDITERKRAEEALRELATKDPLTKLFNRRHFFTLGTDKFERSVKEQHPIWAMMIDIDHFKKVNDQYGHAIGDQVICAVAEMIMHSIRNCDMVGRYGGEEFAVLLPAIEIDEAQALAEKIRKNIMDTAVNTAKGEVFVTISLGLANRMMEDSVDKLFDRADQALYMAKQSGRNKVIVYKEK, from the coding sequence ATGAATTGGGATGCACTATTGTATACGATTCCTTTATGGATTACCCTAACGCTATCTATGGGTATTGCTATATATATTTATAAACGTCGTTTAGTTCCAGGAGCAACCTCTTTGTTTCTTATGTCATTGATTATGGGGTTATGGTCTTTTGGTTATATTTTTGAATTGCTTTCTCCAAGATTAAATGGAAAAATATTTTGGGATAATGTACAGATGCTTGGAGGTGCTATGGGAGCAAGTTGTTTTGCATTTGCATTACAATTTACAAAGCAAAAAATTGATCTTAAGAAAAAGATATGGTTTTTATTATTTACGGAACCTGTTCTCATTTGGATTTTAGCTGTGTTAAATGTAACTAAATTATTTAGAGAAAATGTTCAGATGTATACAGGTAAGCCATTTGCTTCTCTGATTTATGATATGGGGATAGCTTCTTGGATAGATTTTATTTATGGTTATGGAATGTATTTTTTATTTCTTGTGTTATTAATTAGATTTTTTATTCGCTCACATGATTTATATCGTAGGCAGGCTACAGTTATAATGATTGGGTTAACCATTACTGCTTGTGGATTTATACTATTCTTTCTAGGTTTAACGCCTAAATTTATGAGAGATCCTTCTCCTTTTACCTTTACTATTTTAAACTTAACTTTGGTATGGACCATTTATCGTTATGGATTTTTGAGTATAGTTCCTATTGCCAGAGAAACGATTTTTGAAAAGATGAATGATGGATTAGTTGTATTGGATCATAATAAATTAATTGTGGATATGAATTTATCTGCACAAATTATTATCAATAAAGTATCGAATAAAGTAATAGGCCAATCTATAGAAAAGGTTTTTCCGGTTTTACAGGAGTTCTTAAAAAATATGGATGATTCCATACAAAAGCATTCAGAAATTATTTTGAAAAGAGATATACAAGAATATATTTACGAAGTAGAACTATTACCTTTGATGAATAAAAAACATATTCATAATGGTTGGTTGATTGTCATGCATGATGTAAGTAAACGCAAACAGTTAGAAAAAGCTTTACAAGCCAGTGAAGAAAAATATAGAAATGTTTCAGAGTTTGCAAATGATGGCATTGTCATTGTTCAAAACGGGAAGGTTCAATATGTGAATAAGAAGTTATTAGAGATGATTGAGTATGGGTATGAAGAAGTAGTAAATTATTCTTTTGAGAGCTTTATTATTCCAAAGTTTAGAGATAAGATTAACGAAAAGTATAGAAAAAAAATAGCCGGTGAAGATGTTAAAGCGCAATATGAGACAATTTTGCTTTGTAAGAGTGGGAAGCTATTAGATGTAGAAGTAAATAGTGCGTTAATGAATTATAATGGAAGTATAGCTATATTAGGTTATATACGGGATATTACAGAAAGAAAACGTGCAGAAGAAGCTTTACGTGAGTTGGCTACAAAAGATCCATTAACGAAACTTTTTAATCGGAGACATTTTTTTACACTTGGAACAGATAAATTTGAACGAAGTGTAAAGGAGCAACATCCTATATGGGCAATGATGATAGATATTGATCACTTCAAGAAGGTAAATGATCAATATGGACATGCAATAGGAGATCAGGTGATATGCGCTGTTGCAGAAATGATTATGCATTCTATTAGAAATTGTGATATGGTAGGAAGGTATGGAGGAGAAGAATTTGCTGTGTTATTACCTGCAATAGAGATAGATGAAGCACAAGCATTAGCAGAAAAAATTAGG
- the addB gene encoding helicase-exonuclease AddAB subunit AddB, whose product MIRYVFGRAGTGKTHLVLEEIKKRLENSDHNRLILMVPEQFTLQAERDLIEKLNLPGIMDVEVLSFTRLAHNVLNEVGGITRIHINEQGKNMVLRKIIDEAEKSLSIYKKASQQDGFVSMFNDLICELKQHDIDPLDLIKGLEDIEKSSILHHKLKDIAYIYEEFEEYLKDRYIDTEDYLNLLIEKIDDAKFLKDAEIWIDGFQSFTPQTYRIIEKIMNRAKQVTFTFTMPFVAKEKDGDLFKVVDHTYGKIHDIAMENGMTGEIINLDQDKREVMKKSDEINHIEQEFYGYPYKRYNQEISNMSVFSGLSLYTEIENVAAKVISLVRDRGYSWRDIAVVSNAMDSYGPLIRRVFDEYDIPYFLDEKRNIMHNPIIELILSSLRVVYRGYRYEDVFRFFKTGFSGASVDTCEKLENYVLKYGIQGNKWKEPFVLEDINRDELNGCREKFIKPMEKLEKKVKGRRTVGEITKGIYDYLEGIDIHKKLEDWIDLLRCEGQLEYVNENTQIWNIVMEVFDQMVEIIGEQKITLKEYIRVLDSGFSSLEIGIIPTTIDQVLVGNIQRSKSHDIKALFVVGVNDGILPSGKDKEGILSDEERILMKEKDITLGYDSQRKAYEEKFSIYTTFIKPSEYLWISYAMADQEGKAMRPSVLIDRFKKIFTKLNIKSDVIHSIEQQKNLISTPKSTFKYLIENIREKFDGKEIEDLWWDVYNWYYHEEEWKEKREEVIEGLFHNNQVEYIEGNNVKKLYHVPIRSSVSRLEQFVNCPFAHFIKYGLKPKERKMFEVKAPDIGEIFHESMEKFTGKLKGENMDWRSLEKNQCDQMIDEVIDGLVPGYGNGVMLSTNRYKYLVKRLKRISRRAVWTLTEHIKKSGFEPSGYEVGFGMDKMYPPIEIELSDGEKIYLEGRIDRVDLLEDEENEYIKIIDYKSGNKEFSLSEVYYGIQLQLMIYLDAVLKAKDQNGKEKKPAGIFYFKIDDPLIKTEEKAIELIEKEIRKKLKMKGLVLKDVKIAYEMDKELDRSSEVIPVGLKKDGQFTSNSSAVDEGTFMDLIKHVRKLVTEISYEMMKGNIKIVPSKNGKQTACDYCSYTSICQFDSSLEDNEYKNMKKLSNEEVLKRIKEKEEDSRE is encoded by the coding sequence ATGATTAGATACGTTTTTGGAAGAGCAGGTACGGGAAAGACTCATTTGGTCTTAGAAGAGATAAAAAAACGATTAGAAAATAGTGATCATAATAGATTGATATTGATGGTACCAGAGCAATTTACATTGCAGGCAGAAAGAGATTTGATAGAAAAGCTTAATTTACCAGGAATTATGGACGTAGAGGTTTTAAGTTTTACAAGGCTTGCGCATAATGTTTTAAATGAAGTTGGAGGAATTACAAGGATTCATATTAATGAACAAGGAAAAAATATGGTTCTTAGAAAGATTATAGATGAAGCAGAAAAAAGTTTAAGTATCTATAAAAAAGCATCACAGCAGGATGGATTTGTATCTATGTTTAATGACCTAATATGTGAGCTAAAGCAGCATGATATTGATCCGTTAGATTTAATAAAAGGATTAGAGGATATAGAAAAGAGTAGTATTCTTCACCATAAACTAAAGGATATTGCCTATATTTATGAAGAATTTGAAGAATATTTGAAAGATAGATATATTGATACGGAAGATTATCTAAATCTATTGATTGAAAAAATAGATGATGCAAAGTTTTTAAAGGATGCAGAAATATGGATTGACGGATTTCAAAGCTTTACGCCTCAAACGTATCGGATTATAGAAAAAATCATGAATAGGGCAAAACAAGTTACCTTTACATTTACTATGCCATTTGTAGCAAAAGAAAAAGATGGAGATTTATTCAAAGTAGTAGATCATACTTATGGAAAAATTCATGATATTGCTATGGAAAATGGTATGACAGGAGAAATTATTAACCTAGATCAAGATAAAAGAGAAGTCATGAAAAAATCAGATGAAATCAATCACATAGAGCAAGAGTTTTATGGGTATCCGTATAAAAGATATAATCAAGAAATATCTAATATGAGTGTCTTTTCAGGACTTAGTCTTTATACAGAAATTGAAAATGTTGCTGCCAAAGTTATTTCTTTAGTAAGAGATAGAGGGTATAGCTGGAGAGATATTGCTGTTGTATCTAACGCTATGGACAGCTATGGACCATTAATTAGAAGAGTTTTTGATGAATATGATATTCCTTACTTTTTAGATGAGAAGAGAAACATTATGCATAATCCTATCATTGAATTAATACTATCTTCTTTACGTGTAGTTTATCGAGGATATAGATATGAGGATGTATTTAGATTTTTTAAGACAGGCTTTAGTGGTGCATCTGTAGACACTTGCGAAAAATTAGAAAATTATGTATTGAAGTATGGGATACAAGGGAATAAATGGAAAGAACCTTTTGTGTTAGAAGATATAAATAGAGATGAATTAAATGGATGCAGAGAAAAGTTTATAAAACCTATGGAAAAATTAGAAAAAAAGGTAAAGGGGAGAAGGACTGTAGGAGAGATTACAAAGGGAATTTATGATTATTTAGAAGGGATAGATATTCATAAAAAGCTTGAAGATTGGATTGATTTATTAAGATGTGAGGGCCAGCTTGAATATGTGAATGAAAATACCCAAATATGGAATATTGTCATGGAAGTATTTGACCAGATGGTAGAAATTATTGGAGAACAAAAGATTACATTGAAAGAATATATCAGAGTATTAGATTCTGGATTTTCATCTCTTGAAATAGGAATTATTCCTACAACGATTGATCAAGTATTAGTAGGGAATATTCAAAGGTCTAAAAGTCATGACATAAAAGCTTTATTTGTAGTAGGGGTAAATGATGGGATTTTGCCATCAGGAAAAGATAAAGAGGGTATATTATCTGATGAAGAAAGAATCCTTATGAAAGAAAAAGATATTACCTTAGGATATGATAGTCAAAGAAAAGCCTATGAAGAAAAATTTTCTATTTATACCACATTCATAAAGCCGAGTGAATACTTGTGGATTAGTTATGCTATGGCAGACCAAGAGGGAAAAGCTATGAGACCTTCTGTACTAATTGATAGATTTAAAAAAATATTCACAAAATTAAATATAAAAAGCGATGTTATCCACAGCATAGAGCAGCAAAAGAACTTAATATCCACACCCAAAAGTACTTTTAAATATTTGATAGAAAATATTAGGGAAAAGTTTGATGGAAAAGAGATAGAAGATTTATGGTGGGATGTATATAATTGGTATTATCATGAGGAAGAATGGAAAGAAAAAAGAGAAGAAGTTATAGAAGGACTATTTCATAATAATCAAGTGGAATATATAGAAGGAAACAATGTAAAAAAGCTCTATCATGTTCCTATAAGATCAAGTGTATCAAGGCTTGAGCAGTTTGTGAATTGTCCCTTTGCTCATTTTATAAAATATGGGTTAAAACCAAAGGAACGAAAAATGTTTGAAGTAAAAGCCCCTGATATAGGAGAAATCTTCCATGAATCTATGGAAAAGTTTACAGGAAAGCTCAAAGGCGAAAATATGGATTGGCGTAGTTTAGAAAAGAATCAATGTGATCAAATGATAGATGAAGTGATTGATGGATTAGTTCCTGGTTATGGAAATGGTGTAATGCTTAGTACCAATAGATATAAGTATCTCGTAAAAAGACTGAAAAGAATTAGTAGGAGAGCTGTGTGGACATTGACTGAGCATATTAAAAAAAGTGGTTTTGAGCCAAGTGGATATGAAGTTGGATTTGGTATGGATAAAATGTATCCACCTATTGAAATAGAACTTTCAGATGGAGAAAAAATATATTTAGAAGGAAGAATTGACCGAGTAGATTTATTGGAGGATGAAGAAAATGAATATATAAAGATTATCGATTACAAATCAGGGAATAAAGAGTTTAGTCTTTCTGAAGTGTATTATGGTATTCAGCTTCAGTTAATGATTTATTTAGATGCTGTATTAAAAGCTAAAGATCAAAATGGTAAAGAGAAAAAACCTGCGGGTATTTTCTACTTTAAAATAGACGATCCCTTAATTAAAACAGAAGAAAAAGCCATAGAACTCATAGAAAAAGAAATACGAAAAAAGCTAAAGATGAAGGGCTTAGTATTAAAGGATGTAAAGATTGCTTATGAGATGGATAAAGAATTAGATCGGTCCTCTGAGGTGATTCCTGTAGGATTAAAAAAGGATGGACAATTTACCAGCAATTCTTCGGCTGTTGATGAAGGGACCTTTATGGATTTAATCAAGCATGTAAGAAAATTAGTTACAGAAATTAGTTATGAAATGATGAAGGGAAACATAAAAATAGTTCCTTCAAAAAATGGAAAACAAACGGCTTGTGATTATTGCTCGTATACAAGTATTTGTCAATTTGATAGTAGTTTAGAGGATAATGAATATAAAAATATGAAAAAACTTTCGAATGAGGAAGTGTTAAAAAGAATAAAAGAAAAAGAAGAAGACTCCAGAGAATAA
- a CDS encoding lactate utilization protein → MDQNTEWVIEQKVQRTIENLEKNNMEGYYVKNENELLKTIKELIDEEDTISVGGSMTLFETGVIDFLRNEKYNFLDRYEKGLSKEDIKEIYRKSFSADAYFTSSNALTENGELYNVDGTGNRVAAMIYGPEKVIVIVGVNKIVKNVDEAIERNRRMAAPANAKRLNKKTPCASLGYCTDCASPERICNDYVLIRRQGIKGRIKVIIVEKTLGY, encoded by the coding sequence ATGGATCAAAATACAGAATGGGTAATTGAACAAAAAGTACAAAGAACAATTGAAAACTTAGAAAAAAACAATATGGAAGGTTATTATGTAAAAAATGAAAATGAACTTTTAAAAACAATCAAAGAACTTATTGACGAAGAAGATACAATATCCGTTGGAGGTTCTATGACACTTTTTGAAACAGGTGTCATTGATTTTCTTAGAAATGAAAAGTATAACTTTCTAGATCGCTATGAAAAAGGATTGAGTAAAGAAGATATTAAAGAAATCTATAGAAAATCTTTTTCTGCTGATGCTTATTTTACAAGCAGTAATGCCCTCACTGAAAATGGTGAATTATATAATGTGGATGGAACTGGCAATAGAGTTGCCGCTATGATTTATGGTCCAGAGAAAGTAATCGTTATTGTAGGAGTTAATAAAATTGTAAAAAATGTAGATGAAGCCATTGAAAGAAATAGAAGAATGGCTGCACCTGCGAATGCTAAAAGATTAAATAAAAAAACTCCCTGTGCAAGTCTTGGCTACTGCACGGATTGTGCTAGCCCTGAAAGAATTTGTAATGATTATGTTTTAATTAGAAGACAAGGCATTAAAGGAAGAATCAAAGTGATTATTGTAGAGAAGACATTAGGCTATTAA
- a CDS encoding methyl-accepting chemotaxis protein — protein MKASGKYLTGIQGKLFTVFLAIALIPIIISTIILSNQIKKNAYEDFSDSTMQTILQIDNYINSNIEAIKEETKLVATDPIITKIDHNIFSYLNAKGDENGVVKVIPPIEGSLQEMILKRLDHVGKTHSKIEIIGIGVEENGAYIKWPLPKEWKAGYDARIRPWYQQGMEHPDKVFVTDPYKSSGGHAFMSSTAVIKDNAGNKKGVVAVVLSLEALTNTLKDIHLGETGYIMLVDKKGTILAHPKKPELNFKNVNDEEVNGLKDIGNIQKDSFETRMDGKDYFIKSYTSPELGWKILGVVEKTELEKQVREMQKMMIVGVCILAIIVFFIAYTVSKRFSKPLFATIEHLKLIAAGDFSKKMDDKYIHQKDEFGDLIKTINIMQTQVKGLIKHVAQSSEQVATAAEEFTAITDESVLAVNQVATSMVDLAQGSEKQMNAVEQTTSVIEHISQSVQQVASNINIVANISNKTVDAANNGGKAIETAVNQMNTIEKSTMESTEVVVQLDKHSSEISQIVDVIVGIAEQTNLLALNAAIEAARAGEQGKGFAVVAEEVRKLAEQSEGAAKQIATLLGEISVSTERAVTVMSEGGEQVKLGKEVVVHAGKSFKNIENLIMRVSTQVQEISAKMQEMASGSTQIVSSVQEIEAISQEIASETQNVSASSEEQVASMREIQSSSEALAKMAQEMQDTVNKFVI, from the coding sequence ATGAAAGCTAGTGGTAAATATTTAACAGGAATACAGGGGAAATTATTTACAGTATTTTTAGCTATTGCACTAATTCCTATTATTATCAGTACAATTATTTTAAGTAATCAAATTAAAAAGAATGCATATGAGGATTTTTCTGATTCAACTATGCAAACAATATTGCAAATAGATAATTACATAAATAGTAATATTGAAGCAATCAAAGAAGAAACTAAATTAGTAGCAACGGATCCTATTATTACAAAAATAGATCATAATATATTCTCTTATCTGAATGCTAAGGGGGATGAGAATGGAGTTGTTAAAGTCATACCACCTATTGAAGGAAGTTTACAAGAAATGATTTTAAAAAGATTAGACCATGTTGGGAAAACTCATTCAAAAATAGAAATCATAGGCATCGGTGTGGAAGAAAATGGGGCTTATATAAAGTGGCCTTTGCCAAAAGAGTGGAAAGCAGGCTATGATGCGCGTATACGTCCTTGGTATCAGCAAGGTATGGAGCATCCAGATAAAGTCTTTGTTACGGATCCTTATAAATCATCTGGTGGACATGCTTTTATGAGTAGTACAGCAGTGATTAAAGACAATGCTGGAAACAAAAAAGGTGTGGTTGCAGTTGTTTTAAGCTTAGAAGCATTAACAAATACGCTTAAAGATATTCATCTAGGAGAAACCGGATATATTATGTTAGTAGATAAAAAAGGAACTATCTTGGCACATCCAAAAAAACCAGAATTAAATTTTAAAAATGTCAATGATGAAGAAGTAAATGGATTAAAAGATATTGGAAATATTCAAAAGGATAGCTTTGAAACTAGAATGGATGGAAAAGATTACTTTATAAAGAGTTATACTTCTCCTGAATTAGGATGGAAAATACTAGGAGTTGTTGAAAAAACAGAGCTTGAAAAACAAGTTCGTGAAATGCAAAAAATGATGATTGTAGGAGTCTGTATATTAGCTATTATTGTTTTCTTTATAGCCTATACAGTTTCAAAAAGATTTTCTAAGCCCTTATTTGCTACAATAGAACATTTAAAGCTTATTGCAGCAGGTGATTTTTCTAAGAAAATGGATGATAAATATATACATCAAAAGGATGAATTTGGTGATTTGATAAAAACCATAAATATTATGCAAACACAAGTAAAAGGATTGATTAAACATGTTGCTCAATCATCTGAACAAGTAGCTACCGCTGCAGAAGAATTTACAGCTATTACAGATGAATCAGTTCTTGCTGTAAATCAAGTAGCCACATCTATGGTGGATTTAGCTCAAGGATCAGAAAAGCAAATGAATGCAGTTGAACAAACTACTAGTGTAATAGAGCATATTTCACAAAGTGTTCAACAAGTAGCATCAAACATTAACATTGTAGCAAATATTTCCAATAAGACTGTAGATGCGGCAAATAATGGAGGAAAAGCCATTGAGACTGCTGTAAATCAAATGAATACCATTGAAAAATCTACTATGGAATCTACTGAAGTGGTTGTGCAATTAGACAAGCATTCTTCAGAAATTAGCCAGATTGTAGATGTGATTGTTGGTATTGCAGAGCAAACGAATTTACTTGCATTGAATGCTGCTATAGAAGCAGCTCGTGCAGGAGAACAAGGGAAAGGATTTGCCGTTGTAGCTGAAGAAGTACGTAAATTAGCGGAACAATCTGAGGGCGCAGCTAAACAAATTGCTACATTGCTTGGTGAAATAAGTGTTAGTACAGAAAGAGCTGTTACCGTTATGAGCGAAGGTGGGGAACAAGTAAAATTAGGAAAAGAAGTGGTTGTTCATGCAGGAAAATCCTTTAAAAATATTGAGAACCTAATTATGCGTGTTTCTACTCAAGTTCAAGAAATATCTGCTAAAATGCAGGAAATGGCAAGTGGTAGTACGCAAATAGTATCGTCTGTACAAGAGATTGAGGCAATCAGCCAAGAAATAGCTAGTGAAACACAAAACGTATCAGCATCATCAGAAGAACAGGTGGCTTCAATGAGAGAAATTCAATCTTCAAGTGAAGCTCTAGCAAAAATGGCTCAAGAAATGCAGGATACTGTGAATAAATTTGTTATTTAA
- a CDS encoding sodium ion-translocating decarboxylase subunit beta has translation MKKVKILKIATYVSGAITILLGFIYFFKDFIWHMLFKMPSESASSIGIIGGADGPTAIFIATSTGISLELLIFIFGGITTILFLLKRILKKNS, from the coding sequence TTGAAAAAGGTAAAAATACTTAAGATTGCTACATATGTTAGTGGTGCTATAACAATTTTACTAGGATTCATCTATTTTTTTAAAGATTTTATATGGCATATGCTTTTTAAAATGCCTTCGGAAAGTGCATCTTCAATAGGAATTATTGGAGGTGCTGATGGACCTACAGCAATTTTTATTGCAACTAGTACAGGGATATCCTTAGAATTATTAATATTCATTTTTGGAGGAATAACTACAATACTATTTTTATTAAAAAGAATCTTAAAAAAGAATAGTTAG